The nucleotide window TCGCGGTCGGTCTCCCCCGGGTATCCGACGATGATGTCCGTCGATATCGCCAGGTCCGGAACGGCGTCCTTTAGCCGCTTCACGGTATCCGAAAACCACTCCCTCGTGTAGGTCCTCTTCATAAGGGCGAGCACCCTGTTCGAGCCCGACTGCACCGGGAGATGTATGTGCCTGCAGACCTTGTCCACGTCCCTCATCGCGTCTATCATTCTCTTCGTGATGTCCCTCGGGTAGGACGTGGTGAACCTTATCCTCTCGAGGCCGTCTATGTCGGCGGCGGCCCTTAGGAGGTCGCCGAACTTGTACCCGTTCTCCTTCCACGAATTCACTGTCTGGCCGACGAACGTGATTTCCCTGACGCCCTTCGCGGCGAGATTCCCGGCCTCCCGCAATATCTCGGCGAGCGGCCTGTTCACTTCGTCCCCCCGGACGTGCGGCACTATGCAATACGAGCACTTCTTGTTGCACCCCTGCTGCACGGACACGAAGGCTGTCACCTTCCCTTCCCTGTGATAGGGCTCGACCTCGAACAGCTCTTCCACGTCGTACGAGGTCTCGACGGGCCTCTCCTTCGCCTGCTCTATACGCGATATAAGCTCCGGGAGCCTCGGTATCGCCCTCGGCCCGAGGACGAAATCGAGGTGCGGTATCTTCTGGAGGAGCCTGTCCCCGTAAAGCTGCGCCACGCAGCC belongs to Thermodesulfobacteriota bacterium and includes:
- the miaB gene encoding tRNA (N6-isopentenyl adenosine(37)-C2)-methylthiotransferase MiaB; translated protein: MRNKLIYIETYGCQMNEYDSDRIRNAVGGRPVDTPEEADIVIVNTCAIRDKADQKAFSGLGKYKHLKASKPDMILGVAGCVAQLYGDRLLQKIPHLDFVLGPRAIPRLPELISRIEQAKERPVETSYDVEELFEVEPYHREGKVTAFVSVQQGCNKKCSYCIVPHVRGDEVNRPLAEILREAGNLAAKGVREITFVGQTVNSWKENGYKFGDLLRAAADIDGLERIRFTTSYPRDITKRMIDAMRDVDKVCRHIHLPVQSGSNRVLALMKRTYTREWFSDTVKRLKDAVPDLAISTDIIVGYPGETDRDFEDTMDLMREVEFESSFSFKFSPRPGTPAAGLPKEEAIPDETAGARLMELQAFQKEITLRKNVERVGKTEEVLVEGLSKHDPESVSGRTSHNRIANFKGPASLVGSVVRVRISEGLSNSIRGELSV